The genomic window GATGTTTTGGTTTTCGTTTCCatgttgtttatatttatatttatgtgtgtatatatatatttatgtgtgtgtatgtgtgtatatatatgtattgctaACAGGTAGCATAATGCCTGAAACAAAGTAGATACTCAGTAAACACTGGTTGATTGAATAATTGAATTAAGGAAGAGATgactcaatgaatgaatggaaagctCATATTTTACAGGAAATTCACGTAACAGTAAAAATACCTAATCTGTGACACTTTAAATCCATTATTACAAAGTTCCCAGAGAACTGTACAACCAAGTTCTTCAGAGACTAAGTAATTTTTATGTCACTTAACAGTAATTATAATTTTCACTCAAAGTCACACTGCTCATCTGTTGAAACAAAAATAGATCAAATTTCCTCATCAGTTGGGATGTATGCACAAAGCCTCACATTCCTTCAGACAACTCTGTACAGAAGTATGCTTGCCAGATTGCAGGCAAGAGAATATCAGCTCTAGGAAAAATAGCATCATTTTTCTACTCTTTCctatgaaactccagtactttggccacctcatgtgaagagttgactcattggaaaatactctgatgctgggagggattgggggcaggaggagaaggggactacagaggatgagatggctggatggcatcactgactcgatggatgtgagtctcagtgaacaccgggagttggtgatggacagggaggcctggtgtgctgcagttcatggggtcgcaaagagtcggacacgactgagcgactgatctgatctgatctgatgatataCACACAGCCAGGTATCTAACACCCAAAAGTGGTCATCCCTCTCTAAATTCAAACACTACCCCATTATGAATtgctgggagccagcatgaggaactccgcccgtggcaaaagtcatgaggaaggaggctcggcatacgcaaatgtgggattgagcctcaggagtccccctggaaattctcgagcatctacccccaaaaccagagtctgcctactttctgatttgtgctctcacctacacctttgactttatggagggctgtcccccactacctctctctgaaaaaaggagttaacttacagctccagttaataaagttccttgGTGTGATAGtctttcaacctacaaactcctttggaagtcctctagcctgcatgaataggtttttccagccacatgtgattgctcagagcctcccaactgtgagggGCATGAGATGTtctgaatggcattgaaacatgtgaaatgtcatgtatgaaatgagatgccagtccaggttcaatgcacgatgctggatgcttggggctggtgcactgggatgacccagagggatggtatggggagggaggagggaggagggttcaggatggggaacaaattttgaaattatttattaaaaatcaaaaaaaaataaataaataaactgtctaaatacagattcctttgagcagttaaaagattgattagaaattggattggtgaagggtttttcacttcttgggccaatgtttgctgctaagtctccatatcccttacctgctgtgtccctggcagtgtattgattaatataattggtgtaagtagtagctttaatgtttgtaaccttggacccttgagttaattctttctcttgttatagcccaccacacctttgccctgtaggaatgcaactttatctaatgcttttggagggtggcgcctgactaatcacctttagagaaaaataagttttctgaagaaagggtcttaaaacgTTAACAGGCCTCAGAGCCAGAAGATGAtacaaatcacctaaacttttgcatatgataagtttgcaggaagaaacaTACTGCCTGGCTtattgcatgactctaccccttcccccattatcctctatgcataacttaaggtataaaaactactttggaaaataaagtgcgggccttgttcactgaaacttggtctccccatgtcgttctttctcttactttctggctgaattattcagcctcttttctccactgaattttctcactgagctatccttattctattactctttatatccttaattaacgtttaattaagcaattgtttcctgatcctcgctgacgccgtccccgcttcaaattccctggatccaccggggctggaccctggcaatgAATCATTTAGTTCTGAATTTATGTAGCACTCTGACCCTTAAAAGGCATTTTGTACTTTACCTTCCTAGGAAAGTTTTGAAACTAGAAAATTGATGCACATAGAAGATAAGCGGTTAAACTAGTTAAATGCTACTTCTGTTTACATAAGATTATAGAACTCATCATTCTAGAGTTAAACTAATTGTGGTTTGGATGAGAATCTTTTCTACCCAtagatttctttcccttttctctttaagAGAGTCATGAAGAACGTGGGCCTTAGATTTCTCTCACATTTAGACCCTAGGaacagaaaaatgagaatttcaaGAATTAATGGTGCTACCAATCCTTACATTTATTTTGGAACTTACAGGTGAGAACTAGTCCTGCATTCAgagtaaatgaattttttaaagcaacattcACTTTCCCCCTGAGAAGCATTTCTGACAGAGTATATTCTTCACAGCTGCCTTCACATCTTTGTTCCTTAAACTGTAGATAAGGGGATTGAGCATAGGTGTCACGACTCCATAGAAGAGAGAGATGATTTTGTCTGTGACTTGGACTTTGTCTGCACCAGAGGAATCTTTAGCCTTGGGCTTTGCATACATGAAGAGGATGGTTCCATAGAATATAATCACCACTGTTAAGTGGGcagagcaggtggagaaggctttgcgCCTTCCCTCTGAAGAAGGAATCCTCAGGATGGTAGAGAGAATGAAAAcataggaaatgaaaataaaaagtactgGGACCACAAGAAAAATCATGTTAGCAACAACCATGCTAATAACATTTATGGAGATATCAGCACAGGCCAATTTTAAGACAGCCAAGATTTCACAAGTAAAATGATTAATGACATTATCCCCACAGAAAGTAAGCTGCATTGCAAGAGAGGTTTGCAACATAGAATTGACACCCCCTGCAATCCAGGACCCTGCAGCCATAGGCACATACGAATTCTTGCTCATAATGATGGGGTATCTCAAAGGGTtgcagatggccacgtagcggtcAAATGCCATCATGCTTAGAAGGACACACTCCGTGGCTCCCATAGCAAAAGAGAGAAACATTTGTACTCCAcatccggagaaggaaatggtcttCTTTGTAGTTAAGAAGCTGCTAAGAAATAAGGGGATAGAAGAACTGGTGTAGCAAATATCCAAGAATGATAAGTTactgaggaaaaagtacatgggggtaTGCAGGTGAGAGTCACAGACACTTACAATGATGATGACACCATTTCCCAGCAGGATCACCAGGTACATAAATAACACCAGTACGAAATAAATGGCTTCAAGCTCTGGGTAGCCAGAAAGCCCCAGCAGGACAAATTCTGTAACAGAAGACTGATTGGTCTTTCCCATATTAATGGTCTTTCCATTAACTAAtgatctttctcattttctttcaacaAAAGAAATTCTGCAGCAGTTGGAATACATGCGGATCTGTTACCGCAGTGTTTGTAAGAGCTGTTTGCATCCTTAAGTGGTTTCCCTTATGGGTAATGTGGACCTATAATTGGATACACAGATAGCATAAGAATATGCTAAAATCCTCTAAGCTAAAATCAGTTAGACTTTCAGAACTCATGAAGAAGgcttaaattcaaagaaaagaaaatgtgtcctTTTTAGAAGAAATTCCGAACAGATACAGCTGGGTTAGAATTATGTCTCACAttataagtttgaaattattttgaatgCAATGTCACCATAACATTTTGATCAAACATTCCAGAATACAACTAATGTTTTCCATaacaaaaataattgttttacagcTACTAAAATCAAATGGTATGTGTAATCCTGCATCAACAGTAATATAACCTCAGTTGCAAATAGATTGCAActagaaaaacaaactaaaaagctACATCTTTAGCAAAAGGATGTTTGGTAATTTCTAATTTGAGGAGAAATGTATACCTATAATATCCTAAAATATTAATTAAGGCATTAGTAAtacttataaaagaaaatattttatatacaattattCTTCTTAGTCTCTTTTGGTACAAATTGGGAAATCTAGGTAACTCTATTTTCCTGCCAGATAAAGAATAACAAGTTGATCTCAGAAAACTTTAGTGCACCGGTCATAATCTCcagtcaaaacaaaaatatatatatatatgaactgaaAGATTTAAGGGACAGGGAATTTACTCTTTTACCTCCACATTTGAGAAAATATAGATTAGCTTCTCCCTCCACAGAAATCTAGCCGCTTAACTTCTGCTCTAAGAGCTGCTCTGCTGATGATCCTCTCACTGCATATTCAGAAAACCTATAATAAAGAGAGGTGAGTCATTCTAAAATACTCTTAAACATTAGCAATATGTTATAATTACTTGTatc from Bos indicus x Bos taurus breed Angus x Brahman F1 hybrid chromosome 8, Bos_hybrid_MaternalHap_v2.0, whole genome shotgun sequence includes these protein-coding regions:
- the LOC113897885 gene encoding olfactory receptor 13C7-like translates to MGKTNQSSVTEFVLLGLSGYPELEAIYFVLVLFMYLVILLGNGVIIIVSVCDSHLHTPMYFFLSNLSFLDICYTSSSIPLFLSSFLTTKKTISFSGCGVQMFLSFAMGATECVLLSMMAFDRYVAICNPLRYPIIMSKNSYVPMAAGSWIAGGVNSMLQTSLAMQLTFCGDNVINHFTCEILAVLKLACADISINVISMVVANMIFLVVPVLFIFISYVFILSTILRIPSSEGRRKAFSTCSAHLTVVIIFYGTILFMYAKPKAKDSSGADKVQVTDKIISLFYGVVTPMLNPLIYSLRNKDVKAAVKNILCQKCFSGGK